In Sphingopyxis sp. 113P3, one DNA window encodes the following:
- a CDS encoding ribonucleoside-diphosphate reductase subunit alpha, with the protein MDFRETDRVETNDVATMELAKNDASQATESAGDAKSEPAAPAKLNDTGEPKVHARRFNVLTDASRDALLTDFGKETLQDRYLLPGESYQDLFARVASAYADDQDHAQRLYDYISKLWFMPATPVLSNGGTGRGLPISCYLNSVDDSLEGIVGTWNENVWLASRGGGIGTYWGNVRGIGEPVGLNGKTSGIIPFVRVMDSLTLAISQGSLRRGSAACYLDISHPEIEEFLEVRKPSGDFNRKALNLHHGVLITDEFMEAVRDGTEFNLRSPKDQSVRGTVDARSLFQKLVETRLATGEPYIIFIDQVNRMMPKHHRDLGLKVSTSNLCSEITLPTGRDHLGNDRTAVCCLSSLNLETWDEWNGDKRFIEDVMRMLDNVLQDYIDRAPPEMARAKYSASRERSVGLGVMGFHSFLQARGLPFEGAMAKSSNLRIFKHIRSQVDQASMLLAKERGPCPDAADQGVMERFSCKMAIAPTASISIICGGTSACIEPIPANIYTHKTLSGSFVVKNPHLESLLVDKAKNSDAVWNSILEKGGSVQHLDFLTQDEKDVFKTSFEIDQRWLLELAADRTPYIDQAASLNLFIPADVEKWDLLMLHYRAWELGIKSLYYLRSKSVQRAGFAGGVEADNTPEAAKFELSAGTTDYDECLACQ; encoded by the coding sequence ATGGATTTTCGGGAAACGGATCGGGTGGAGACGAACGACGTGGCGACGATGGAATTGGCGAAAAACGACGCGTCCCAAGCGACCGAATCGGCCGGCGATGCGAAGAGCGAGCCTGCGGCACCCGCGAAGCTGAACGACACCGGCGAACCCAAGGTTCACGCCCGGCGCTTTAATGTCCTCACCGACGCGAGCCGCGATGCGCTCCTTACCGATTTTGGAAAGGAGACGCTTCAGGACCGCTACCTTCTGCCCGGAGAATCCTATCAGGATCTCTTCGCCCGCGTCGCATCAGCCTATGCGGACGACCAGGATCATGCCCAGCGCCTCTACGACTATATCTCGAAGCTGTGGTTCATGCCCGCGACCCCCGTGCTCTCGAACGGCGGCACGGGTCGCGGCCTTCCGATCAGCTGCTACCTCAATAGCGTCGACGACAGCCTCGAAGGCATCGTCGGCACCTGGAACGAGAATGTGTGGCTGGCCTCGCGCGGTGGGGGCATCGGCACCTATTGGGGTAATGTCCGCGGCATCGGCGAGCCGGTGGGCCTCAATGGCAAGACCAGCGGCATCATCCCGTTCGTCCGCGTGATGGACAGCCTGACTCTCGCGATCAGTCAGGGTTCGCTCCGCCGCGGTTCGGCCGCCTGCTATCTTGATATTTCGCACCCCGAGATCGAAGAGTTCCTCGAAGTGCGCAAGCCCTCTGGGGACTTCAACCGCAAGGCGCTCAACCTGCACCACGGCGTGCTGATCACCGACGAGTTCATGGAGGCAGTCCGCGACGGCACCGAATTCAACCTCCGCAGCCCCAAGGACCAGAGCGTCCGCGGGACTGTCGACGCGCGCTCGCTCTTCCAGAAGCTGGTCGAGACGCGCCTTGCCACCGGCGAACCCTACATCATCTTCATCGATCAGGTGAACCGGATGATGCCCAAGCATCACCGCGACCTCGGCCTCAAGGTCTCGACCTCCAACCTGTGCAGCGAAATTACCCTGCCCACGGGACGGGATCATCTGGGCAATGACCGCACCGCAGTCTGCTGCCTTTCGAGCCTCAACCTCGAAACCTGGGACGAGTGGAACGGCGACAAGCGCTTCATCGAAGACGTCATGCGCATGCTCGACAATGTCCTTCAGGACTATATCGACCGCGCGCCGCCCGAAATGGCACGCGCCAAATATTCGGCCAGCCGCGAACGGTCGGTCGGCCTCGGCGTCATGGGCTTCCACAGCTTCCTCCAGGCGCGCGGCCTGCCCTTCGAGGGCGCAATGGCCAAGTCCTCGAACCTGCGCATCTTCAAGCATATCCGCAGCCAGGTCGATCAGGCATCGATGCTGCTCGCCAAGGAACGCGGCCCCTGCCCCGACGCTGCCGATCAGGGCGTCATGGAGCGCTTTTCGTGCAAGATGGCGATTGCGCCAACTGCATCGATCAGCATCATCTGCGGCGGCACCAGCGCCTGCATCGAGCCGATCCCAGCGAATATCTACACCCACAAGACGCTGTCGGGCAGCTTCGTGGTCAAGAATCCGCACCTTGAAAGCCTGCTCGTCGACAAGGCGAAGAACAGCGATGCGGTATGGAACTCGATCCTCGAAAAGGGCGGCAGCGTTCAGCACCTCGACTTCCTGACGCAGGACGAGAAGGATGTGTTCAAGACAAGCTTCGAGATCGACCAGCGCTGGCTGCTCGAACTTGCAGCCGACCGCACCCCCTATATCGATCAGGCGGCGTCGCTGAACCTCTTCATTCCGGCCGACGTCGAGAAGTGGGACCTCTTGATGCTCCACTACCGCGCGTGGGAACTTGGCATCAAATCGCTTTACTATCTCCGCTCGAAATCGGTGCAGCGCGCCGGCTTCGCGGGAGGGGTCGAGGCTGACAACACGCCCGAGGCCGCGAAGTTCGAACTGTCGGCCGGGACGACCGACTACGACGAGTGCCTGGCTTGCCAGTGA
- a CDS encoding IS110 family transposase gives MDNPIPQTIGIDISKATLDVYAHPAGCERQFTNTAKGHRELIDWLGQWQIDRIAYEATGAYHRQLEQALSDLPCVKLNPARARRFAQAIGTLAKTDKIDAVILARMATTLQPPVRPANTPKQAKLAELISARDGLVRDKIALQNQAKNLTLPLLKRQHKKRLDQIEQHIKQVDVELATIIAADAELARRHEIISSIAGVGTRTADQLVATMPELGALDPKQVASLAGLAPVARQSGQWKGRSFIQGGRANVRRALYMPALVAARYNPDLKAKYQSLIASGKPAKVAVVTLMRKLIVMVNALIKADRLWVEKRA, from the coding sequence ATGGACAATCCCATACCCCAAACCATCGGCATCGACATCTCAAAAGCGACCCTTGATGTATATGCCCATCCTGCAGGCTGCGAGCGGCAATTCACCAATACCGCCAAAGGCCACAGGGAGCTGATAGATTGGCTCGGGCAATGGCAGATCGATCGGATCGCCTATGAGGCTACTGGCGCATACCACCGACAGCTCGAGCAGGCTTTATCGGACCTGCCATGCGTCAAGCTCAACCCGGCTCGCGCACGGCGGTTCGCCCAAGCGATAGGCACTCTCGCCAAGACGGATAAGATTGATGCGGTGATTCTGGCCCGTATGGCGACGACGCTCCAGCCTCCCGTACGCCCGGCAAATACGCCCAAGCAAGCCAAGCTCGCCGAATTGATCAGCGCTCGCGATGGCTTGGTCCGTGATAAGATCGCGCTTCAAAATCAAGCGAAGAACCTGACGCTACCTCTCCTCAAGCGTCAGCACAAAAAGCGCCTGGATCAGATTGAGCAGCATATCAAACAGGTCGATGTCGAGCTTGCGACGATCATTGCTGCTGACGCAGAGTTGGCGCGGCGGCACGAAATCATCTCCAGTATTGCCGGGGTAGGCACACGTACCGCCGACCAGTTGGTCGCAACCATGCCAGAGCTAGGAGCACTGGATCCTAAACAAGTCGCTTCCCTTGCAGGCCTGGCTCCCGTCGCCCGTCAATCGGGGCAATGGAAAGGGCGCAGTTTTATTCAAGGGGGACGGGCCAATGTAAGACGTGCGCTTTACATGCCGGCCCTCGTTGCCGCCCGCTACAATCCAGATCTCAAAGCAAAATATCAAAGCCTCATCGCGTCCGGAAAACCGGCAAAGGTCGCTGTGGTCACACTTATGCGCAAGCTCATCGTCATGGTCAACGCGCTGATTAAAGCCGACCGCCTATGGGTTGAAAAACGGGCTTGA
- a CDS encoding ribonucleotide-diphosphate reductase subunit beta — protein MPLLEARKTYKPFEYPWAYDFWKRQQQIHWMPEEVPLGEDCRDWAQKISDHERNLLTQIFRFFTQADVEVQDCYHDKYGRVFKPTEIKMMLTAFSNMETVHIAAYSHLLDTIGMPESEYGMFLEYDEMRAKHDYMGTFGVDSDEDIARTLAMFGGFTEGLQLFASFAMLMNFPRFNKMKGMGQIVSWSVRDESLHCEGITRLFHAFVKERDCLTKSVREDIIDCCQKTVRLEDAFIDLAFEQGPVPGMTPKEIKRYIRYIADWRLGQLGFQPIYMIDEHPLPWLAPLLNGVEHANFFETRATEYSKAATRGDWNTVWQSFDNRKKAKANDDGAPSLEAESDGEDMFKQAGIAAE, from the coding sequence ATGCCTTTGTTGGAAGCCCGCAAGACCTACAAGCCCTTTGAATATCCCTGGGCCTATGATTTTTGGAAGCGCCAGCAGCAGATCCACTGGATGCCCGAAGAAGTGCCGCTGGGCGAGGATTGCCGCGACTGGGCGCAGAAGATCAGCGACCACGAGCGCAACCTCCTGACCCAGATCTTCCGCTTCTTCACCCAGGCAGACGTCGAGGTGCAGGATTGCTACCACGACAAATATGGCCGCGTGTTCAAGCCGACCGAGATCAAGATGATGCTGACTGCATTCAGCAATATGGAGACGGTTCATATCGCGGCGTACAGCCACCTGCTCGACACGATCGGCATGCCCGAAAGCGAGTATGGCATGTTCCTCGAATATGACGAGATGCGTGCCAAGCACGATTATATGGGCACGTTCGGCGTCGACAGCGACGAGGATATCGCGCGCACACTTGCCATGTTCGGCGGCTTTACCGAGGGGCTTCAGCTCTTCGCCAGTTTCGCGATGCTTATGAACTTTCCCCGCTTCAACAAGATGAAGGGCATGGGCCAGATCGTCAGCTGGTCGGTGCGCGACGAAAGCCTGCACTGCGAGGGCATCACCCGGTTGTTCCACGCCTTCGTCAAGGAACGCGACTGCCTGACCAAGAGCGTGCGCGAGGATATCATCGACTGCTGTCAAAAGACCGTGCGGCTCGAAGACGCCTTCATCGACCTTGCCTTCGAACAGGGACCCGTCCCCGGCATGACTCCCAAGGAGATCAAGCGCTACATTCGCTACATCGCCGACTGGCGCCTCGGCCAGCTTGGATTCCAGCCGATCTACATGATCGACGAGCACCCCCTGCCCTGGCTTGCGCCGCTCCTCAATGGCGTCGAACATGCGAACTTCTTCGAAACGCGCGCCACCGAATATTCGAAGGCTGCGACCCGCGGCGACTGGAACACCGTCTGGCAGAGCTTCGACAATCGCAAGAAAGCGAAGGCCAATGACGACGGCGCTCCTTCTCTTGAAGCCGAAAGCGACGGCGAGGATATGTTCAAACAGGCCGGCATCGCGGCAGAGTAA